A region from the Tachyglossus aculeatus isolate mTacAcu1 chromosome Y4, mTacAcu1.pri, whole genome shotgun sequence genome encodes:
- the LOC119946830 gene encoding butyrophilin subfamily 1 member A1-like — protein MENMAGFPESFTSRFLVILLFHQLLTMGSAQFSAIGPAEPVLALEGGDAEMPCHLNTKESAEFMEMRWFRSQPSNVVHLYDNGEELFGNQMNEYRGRTELVTDAIDYGSVAVRIRHVRVSDEGNYHCAFYDVFHADRALLELQVVAPLFQTALSLMVALGVTLPVLGLLIAGGLYLIWKHPRDKEKFLLELKQTLVQLHPTIVTLDPDTAHPNLVLSEDRKQVTRGNTWQDLPNNPERFSDCGCVLGRERFTSGRHCWEVEVGEKGAWDLGVCRENVRRKGWISASPADGFWTLMKDKDRYWARTSPWTPLSLSTRPFRVVVYLDYEAGDVSFFSGTDGSHIYTFPRAAFSGTLRPFFWLWSRDPTPLTICSVPGGAGGDPVPALSQDTSVTPPGVGPASAAGDGDPLPGADAPLLPAQPSPGVPPAP, from the exons ATGGAGAACATGGCAGGTTTCCCAGAATCCTTCACATCCAGATTCCTCGTCATCCTCCTCTTTCACCAGCTGCTCACAATGGGTTCAG CTCAGTTTTCTGCGATTGGACCTGCTGAGCCTGTCCTGGCCTTGGAGGGGGGAGACGCTGAGATGCCCTGTCACCTGAACACTAAGGAAAGCGCTGAGTTTATGGAGATGAGGTGGTTCCGATCCCAGCCCTCTAATGTCGTGCACCTGTACGATAATGGAGAGGAGCTGTTTGGAAATCAGATGAATGAGTATCGAGGGAGGACGGAGTTGGTGACAGACGCCATAGATTATGGGAGTGTGGCTGTAAGAATACGCCATGTCAGAGTCTCTGATGAGGGAAACTATCACTGTGCTTTCTATGATGTCTTCCATGCTGACAGAGCCCTCCTGGAGCTGCAGGTGGTCG CTCCCCTCTTCCAGACGGCTTTGTCCTTGATGGTGGCCCTGGGAGTGACCCTCCCTGTGCTGGGACTGCTCATCGCTGGGGGtctttatctcatctggaaacacCCCAGGGACAAAG AGAAATTCCTGTTGGAGCTCA AGCAGACACTGGTACAGTTACATCCCA CCATCGTCACTCTAGATCCAGACACGGCGCATCCCAACCTCGTCCTGTCCGAGGATCGGAAACAGGTGACGCGGGGAAACACATGGCAGGACCTTCCCAACAACCCGGAAAGATTCAGTGATTGTGGCTGTGTGCTGGGCCGCGAGCGCTTCACCTCCGGGAGACATTGCTGGGAGGTGGAGGTCGGGGAGAAAGGAGCCTGGGATCTGGGGGTTTGCAGAGAAAATGtgaggagaaaagggtggatttcagcgtCCCCTGCGGATGGATTCTGGACTTTAATGAAAGATAAAGATAGATACTGGGCCCGAACTTCTCCCTGGACACCGCTCTCCCTGAGCACCCGCCCCTTCCGGGTGGTGGTTTACCTGGATTACGAGGCTGGAGACGTCTCCTTCTTCAGTGGCACTGACGGATCCCACATCTACACTTTCCCCCGCGCCGCCTTCTCGGGGACCCTCCGACCTTTCTTTTGGCTTTGGTCCCGTGACCCAACCCCCCTGACCATCTGCTCTGTGcccggtggggctgggggtgacccGGTCCCTGCCCTCTCTCAAGACACCTCGGTGACCCCACCAGGGGTGGGACCAGCCTCAGCCGCTGGGGACGGGGATCCCCTCCCTGGGGCCGATGCCCCATTGCTccccgcccagcccagccccggggTCCCTCCTGCCCCTTAG